CCTGGCAAGCGGGGTCGATTTCGCTCCACCGTGGTTGACGAAAAGGGCTTTCGTGTAGCCTACGATATCCGTCAGAATCACCACGACATCTTCGCTAACGCGAAGTACCTCGAACGGGATGGGAATCGTCTTCATTTCAACGTTCCCGGGAAGCGAGGTGATCACTCCCTTATTTCTCGCGCACTTCACAAGGCTGGACTTGGATGTCTCGCGGCCATGGAAGGCTGCGATGTCGCCCTGCACGCTCGCTTCCATCCCGTTCGCGATTACATCCGCCGGCCACGCCAAGGCGAGACGTGGCCTTACCTTCAGCGTTTCGTAAGCAAAGCTCGTGGACAGAGTGAGTTGCTGCAACTGGCCCAGTCCCCGTGCCGGGTCTCGATCGAGGCTACGACGGGGGTGGTGGTGTTCGACCTCGCGGCTGTGGAGTTTGCAGTGGCTCTCCACGGGGACCTCTATCGCTTCCAGCCCCATGTCGTTCTGTCCCTTGTGGCCGCCGCGGGCCGAACCCCGGCATGGCTCCTACAGCCACGCGCCGAGTGGTGGGCACCGTAGCCCTCGCCTGATTGTTTCTCTTACGCTACACTTCATGGAACCAGCTCACCGACGATTGCCGATCTTCGTGGATTGACGTTCCCGCCAGGCAGGCGGCTGCGAAGGCGCCCACAGGCTTCGGTGTGGTCGGACTTCCAGCCGTCAGTTTTCCGAAGCAAACTGATCGGCAGCCCCACGGAGGGGTGGGGGTTTCGGCGATCGATTTGGCTGGTCTTCCTTTCAAACCAAAGGCCGCCGCGACGCCGCGTCATCAGACGCGGTCCTGCCCAAGCGGCGGCCGATATTCATTCGTCTATGCTTCGAATCCACCAAGCGCGGCAATCTGAGCGAACGGCCGCCATTGCGCTCTTCGAGCGTGAACTCGCATTCTATCGGGCCGATGCGCCGTATCTCAGCGTCGAGAAATGCGCCGAGCGATGTGAGCGGTTGTCCGCGATCCTCGCCGCCGTTGCCATTCTTCAAGGCGCCGCCGTCGCCGGGAGCACCGCCGTCCCCTACTAGCTTCCTCTAATCACCTCTCACCTATGCCCGAACCCCTCACCGTCGAGGCCTTCGAGAAATTTGAACGGCACTTCGACGAGACCATGCGCTCGATTGCGACTACTCTCGGCGATCACACCGAACGCCTTGAGCGCATTGAGCAAATCCTTTGGCGCGGTCAGCGTCTTGAGGAGGCCGAGCGCCGAATTACTGAGCTCGCGAAGACGGTCGGTCGCCCGGACCTCGCGACGCCGTTCACAAGACCCATCGGCGCTTAGCGTCGCCCGCCCCCGCGGCTCGACGCGACCTCGGTATTCCGCCGAGATCGAACGCCCGGCCGCGCCAGGAGGGCGACATGGTTCCTTCGAAAGGCGGCGACGACGCCGCCGACACCTTGCGCGAGCAGCAGCGGGACGAGGCGCTCGCGAGAGCGCAAGCGCGCGATGCGCACGTGCTCATGCCGGCTGACATCGCAACCAAGCTTCCGCCACTCTACACGAATGAGGGCCAGGGCGAGGACGCCATCGCGCACCTCAAGCTCTTCACGCCCTGGACCAACTGGACGTGGTACGCGTCCGAGTACGACCCGGCCGAGCGCCTCTGCTTCGGCGTCGTCGTCGGGCTTGAGCGCGAGTTCGGCTACTTCTCCCTCGACGAGCTCGAGGGCATCCGAGGCCCGGCCGGCCTCCGCATTGAGCGGGACCTCTACTGGAAGCCGAGGCGGCTCAAGGAGTGCCACTAATGGCGGCGCGAACCGTTCAGCTTGAGTTGTCGTTCCCCACCGTACGGGATGCGCAGGTCACCTATCCTCTCTCCATCCCCTCTCGTTCGGCGACGTCGCGCCCATCACCGGCGACCATGAGTAACGCGGAGCTGCTCGCACTGCTCCTCGGCACTCGAACAGCCGCGATCCTCGCCGCGACCCACAGCGGGGTTTCAAGTCTTCGAGAGCTCGCCAGCACGCACGCGGCTGACCATCGAGATGCCGGTATCTCGGCGGCCGCGCTGCATCGTCTAGAAGCTGTCGTCGAGATCGCTCGACGGTTCGGTGAGACGGGATGGGTTTCAGGTACGCCGTTCACCGGGTCAGCCGCCGTCTACGACCACTACCGCGAGCGGCTCGCCTGCGAGCTCGTCGAGTACTTCATCGCGGTGTCGCTCGACAACAAGCACCGCAAGATCCGAGATGTCGTCGTCGGGCAGGGATCGCTCACCGCCTCAATCGTGCATCCCCGCGACGTGTTCGCCCGCGTGATCAGGGACGCCGCTGCGGCCGTGGTCTTCGTACACAACCACCCGAGCGGCGACCCAACGCCGTCGCGCGAGGACGTCGACATCACCCGCCGCCTCCGCGACGTTGGAGAACTCATTGGGATCAGGGTGCTCGATCACATCATCATTGGCCGAGGCCGCTACGTCTCGTTCGTGGATGACGGCTACTGGTAGGAGAACTCCATGAAGGTCAGCGACATCGTACGGTGCCGCAAGCCGCAGCCTGGCGAGGAGGACATCCGGTTTGTCCTTCGCGAGATCAATGGCGATCGAGTTCTCATCATCTGCAGCTACGAGATCAAACCTCTGGAGACCGTAGCGATGGTCGAGGTGTGTCTTGCAGAGGACTGAGGAGCCGGCCGCCGCGCCGCCCGCGTGTCCGTGTCGCGCTGACGGCATCATGGCCGGTGCGACCGCCCACTCCCCCGAGCCGTCAGGTACTACCTGGCGGCTTCTCCTATCTATTGACCACGTAGACCTTTTCTGCTAGTCTGCATGATCGCTCCTTGAAAGCACCTTGCCCTCCTGACCACTGGCACGAGTCCCGCCGCATAAGCGACGGACAACTCTCTGCAATCCGCCTCGCGCCAGACAAAGGAGGACAATCATGAAAACCGTCGACAAGCTCATGCTCGCACTGATTGTGTTGAGCAGCCTGGGCGCACTGAACGCCGCCGGCTATCCGATGTCGACCCTGCTGTTTTTTGGGGTCGGCGCGTTCCTCAGTCTCCTGGCCGCCTGGCCTCGTCGGCTGGCCAAGACCGAAGCTCACGCTGAGTGCTGGAACCTTCAGCGTGCGCTCCGCCGCGACTTCAGCGGCGCCAACCTTGTGGGCATGGATCTCGCCGGCGTTGACCTCTCGGACGTCATTCTTCGAGACGCTGATCTCAGCGGCGTGAACCTGCGTCGTGCCAATTTCACCGGCGCAAACCTTACCCGCGCGAACCTCTCGGGTGCGCGTTGCATCGGTGCGGTCTTCCACTCGGCCAACCTCTACGGCGCGAACCTCACGGATGCTGATCTCGGAAACGCCGATCTCGACGGAGCGGACCTCTGGGGTGCTGACGTGACTGGTGCGGCCTTCGGGAGTACTAAGTTTGCGAACGCGTTTCTGCAACACGTCGTCGGCCTCACCGACGAACAGGCCGCGCGCGCCAGGTCGCGCGGCGCCATCATGGACGTGCCGGACCCGTTTCCTGATCTCCTCGTCGAGTGACACCGATGTCACCCCGAGCCGACCCATCAACCTTGGGTCGGCTCCTCTTCAGTCAGCACGAGCCCATTCCCGATCTACGGGACGCTCGCGCCGGCTGAATGAGGACCAGACGATGACGACACCGTCGATCACGTCCATCACTGACGCTCAGAAGAAACAGTACCTCCGTTTCGTCGAAGACGCGGCGGAGAAGGCGCTCACTGAAGTCGGCCTGGATCAGGAGGGCATCCTGAAGCTCATCGAGAACGGCGACGCATTCCAGTCGCGCATCATCACCGCCGTCCAGGAGCTCTCCTTGAGCACCCAGTTCACCGACGAGGAGATCGCGTCGGACTACGGCTACCTGTCGGGCTACCAGCCCAAGGGGGTCGTCGACCAGATCGTCCGTCTGCGTCAGCTGTTCCCGGAACTCGGCATCGTCGACGTGGTATTCGCCAACCGTGATCTTCCGCCGCACGCCGAGGGGTACTTCGCCATCCCGCGCTGGGAGAAGATCGCGCCGACGTACAACGCCGCGCTCGAGATGGTGTTCTTGGCTCTGAGCCAGACCCGCAACGGTCAGTTCTACAACTGGCGTGAGGGCGAGACCGGTCAGAACCGCCTCCGTCAGCACTCGCACACGCAGGCGTGTCTTAAGAAGCTGGGCGACGAGCAGGAAGGGAACGATATTCTGATCGTTCCGGCGCAGTTCGGTCTCCGTCACCGGGGACAGAGCGCTCGCCGGGCACGCGAGGTGATGAGCTCGAGCGAGTTCGGTCTCGGAGCCTTCGCGGTTGGCATCATGCTCTTGACCCATCCGGAACGACTCAAGCACCTCGACGACCTCTGGATCGACTGCGCGGGCGACGAGTACGACTATCCCCCCGACCACGACCGCTTCTCGCGCACGCCGTGCTTCAACTTCGGCGGCGGCCGAGTCAGGTTCGGCGCTCGCTGGGGCACGGACGCCGACAGCATGTACGGTTCCGCGTCGGGCTTCGTCCCACAAGAATAATCAACATCGAGCTGAAACCAGCTCGATGACTCACACCAGAGCCGACCCACATCTTCACGGGTCGGCTCTTTTCGTTCCTCTACCCACAGATGAGCATGTGCCTCGTGTGGTCGACGCGCCGTGCTGCTTCAAGCAACCGGCGCTCGTGCTTTGGATCAGCGTTGGCCGGCAACAGCGTCGCCACGTACTCCAAAGTTTCAAGGAGCTCGTCGACCGACGACGTCAGGTCCGGCACATTCCAACCCGACAACGGACTCCGAATGGTCGCCATCAACCCCCCTTAGCAGCTCAATCGGCGCACCGTCGAACGGGCCTTTGACGTATATGATAACGTCCTTTATCATACATAGTATATGCATTGTCTATGACTCGAAAGGCACCGGTAAGCCGCGCGCTGATCCAGGTCGGCTTCAATCAGTTGCCGGCGCCGATCGCGGCGGCCGGTGAGCAAGCCTCCTGGCGCTTCATCGAGTTCTTCACTGCGAACATTCGAAACCGCAACACGCGTCGCGCGTACGGTCGCGCCGTCGGAGATTTCTTTCGCTGGTGCTCGAAGCGCGGCATCCGTCGCCTTGAGCAGCTCAACCCAACGGTTGTCGCGGCCTACGTCGAACAACTGGCCACCACGCACGCCAAGCCGAGCGTCAAACAGCACCTCGCCGCCGTCAGGATGCTCTTCGACTGGCTGATCGTCGGCCAGGTCATGGCGACGAACCCAGCGCAGGCCGTTCGTGGCCCCAAGCACGTCGTCAAGCGAGGCAAGACTCCGGTGCTCTCGCGCGAGGAGACGCGCCAGCTCCTCGATTCAATCGAGACGAACACAATCGCCGGTCTCAGAGACCGCGCGCTCATCGGATTACTCACCTATTCGTTCGCGCGCATCGGCGCTGCCCTCGCCCTCAAGGTCGAGGACTACTACCCGCAGGGAAAGCGCTGGTGGCTCCGGCTCCACGAGAAGGGTGGGAAGCAGCATGAGGTTCCGGTTCACCACACGCTCGAGGGATACCTCGATGTCTATCTCGATGTCGCCGGGATCCGTGAGCAACGTAAGGGACCTATCTTCCGAACGCTGATGCGCTCGCCGGGCCGGCCGCTGTCGCTCACTCCCCTATCGCAGCCGGAGGCATGGAAAATGATTCGGCGACGAGCACGCGCTGCGGGAATTCTGACGCCGATCGGCTGCCACACCTTTCGGGCGACCGGCATCACGGCTTACCTGGACAACGGCGGTACGCTCGAGCACGCCCAGCAGATAGCGGCGCACGAGTCGCCGCGCACCACGAAGCTCTACGACCGCACCAACGATCAGATCAGCCTCGACGAGATCGAGCGGATCCTGATCTGATACCCAAACCGCCGGTTTCGTGATAGCGTCTTCGAGGAGGTAGAACGCCTCGCGTACCAGCCCTAGAGGCCCTCGCCCGTGCCGATGGCCTACTGATTCTCTGTCTTCCGGCTCAACGCCAAGATTGCGCTTGACGACTGGAAGCGACTAAGACAGAAAAAGGACGGGTTGCGATGGACTATAGGAGAACTCTGAAGATCACGTGGTTGACCGGGCTGTTCGTCTTTAGCGCGTTGTCATCCCAAGCTAGCAACCCTTCCGACGCTGAGGTACTCGCTGACCGCAGCGGCGATGCTCACACGGATTGTAATGTCAACGAAGAATGTGACGCGGGCCAGCCCTTCTGCGTCGATCATGTCTGCTGCACTGCACCTTGTGAAGACGGGCGCTGCGATAAGCCTGGATCGGTTGGTTTCTGCATCCCAGACGACATACCCTGCGACTGCGATCCGCTCTATTACTACTGTGACGAATTCAGGAACTGCCTCGTTCTTCACGAACTCGGCGAGCCATGTGATTCGGCCGGACAATGTTCAAGCGCTGTCTGCGACCTTGCCGAACGCATCTGCTGCGATCACTTGTGCAACGGGCACGATGAGTACTGCAATACCCAAGGACACTGTGTCGTTGTGACCGCGACCCCTCACCCCTCGCCGACCCCGACCAGGACTTCGAACACCTTGAATCGGACGGACACAAACTCGAGTGGTGGGGGCTGTTTTATCGATCGCGCTAGTCAACCCCTCGTTGGACCTCACCTAATAGTCGCCTTGCTGGTGCCTCTTTCTCTGTGGGTCGGTCGCCATTGGCGTCGCCGGCGCGCGCAGCGCACGTGACGCGCTGCTCTCTTCGGTAGAACCGAGCCCTATTTGGGCTAAAAGCTATCAGGACGCAGAGCTCCGAATAGCGATCCTGACGTCTATTCCCATCTCGTTCTCAATCGTGATTATCCGTTGCATGGTCAGGCTCCTGGTTGGGCTTCCAGCCCGTTATTTGTATTGAGACCGGGCGTACCGACCTCGTGGCCAGGAGGCTGGCCTTCTCATCTCATTTGCTAGGCGCCCAATTCCGAGTCCGCGCCTTCCAATGCTAGCGCGTGGGTCGCATTCTCGAGGCGCCACTCGATCAGGTAGCGCAGCGCACCCTGGTCGCTGGTGAATGAACTCATCGTTAGCCCCGGATAGTCGGCGAAGGCTCTCGACAAACTAGGATGTGCCGTCCAAGGAGCAGCGCATCGCACGTATTCAAAACCCATCCCCCGTGCTTCGACAAAGGCACGGTATAGCAGCTGCCGGAACACGCGATGCGCCTTGGTCACACCCAATATGTCAGCGCGTACCCCACCCGCACCGCACCAAAATGCCCTCTGATTGCGTTCGGCGAGAGGGTTTGGATCTGGTGACTTGCGGTTCGGCAGGTCGAGATAGGCCACGACCTGATCGTCAAGAGTCACGACCATCGAGCGGGGACGATCCGATACAACTTGATCCGCCCACGACCGTGTCCACTCCAAGGCACGGCACTGGCCATGGAACGCGGCGGGATCGGCGACGCACGACCGCATGAGTGCGACGAGCTGCTGTTGGTCACCATCCCGCACGGACCTTATGTCCCATCGCGGTCGCGCCAACCCACGCCACGGCGCCGCAACAACCGACACCATTACGACCAATGCCCGCCTCAGCAGCTCTCTGCGACGCATATGCCACCTCCTTTGCGCGCGGCTGACTCGCAGTTCAGGGGAGATACGTCACCCTGAGGTGTGGAATGAAGTCACCCCCATACTCCTTAGAACTCATGTTCAATAGCGATGCCGTCGAATTATCAGTCTCATTGATCTCTGAAAGCCGCCAATAGCATTGGCTACCTCGATTGCTGCGACAGTCCTTCACCAAGTCCGTGACATCGAATACCTTCCAGCCCGCGGCGCGCCATTGCTGCTGAGAAAGCGGCGAGGGGCTCGAAGCAGGTAGATTCGTGAGCTCGCTGTTCCAGGTCGCAGTATTCTCCGAGAAGCCGTTGGACAGCCGCGTGACATTGATCGTCGGCGCACCCTGTCCACCTTGGCCGAAGAGCCACAGCGACGCCTCGGCGATCCGCGAACTGGTAACGCTAGGAGGAAGGTTCAAAGTGAAATGCAACTGGGTATGCAGCAATAGGGGTGAGCCCCCCTTTCCTGCGGATGGATTACGGCCCGCAGTCAAGGCGGTCGATACGCCGCCGGCAGCAGAATCCGGGCCAGAGTTGTTCAATGTTGTGTCGGCGGCGACCGGAACAATCGCGGTGTCATACGAACGCATACAGTCTCCAGCCTCTGCCTTACTTCGGATCAAAGCTTTCTCACGATCATCAAATCGCAATGGTCTAGTTCTATTGGTACAGGTCGACATAATAGACACCGTCGATGGAGTAGCTATCGGACCCGTATAGCACGTGTTATCTCTGCATTGATCTATTGGCGGTACATAGCACGATGCGTGCTTGCTGCCGAACATGTGACCAATTTCGTGAGGCACCGTACCACTACCCAGCAAATCCGCAAATGGACGATTAAGGTCTGCGACCGCGTACCCAACTGCGTATGTGCGACACAGCGTATCAACATATGCCCGACCCGCGCCAGAACCCAAGGGGGCCGCCCCGATTAGAGCGATCGCTAGGGCACGATAGAGCGTAAGCGTACGGTCCGGCTGATGACTACCGCACACCTCATTCGCGTTCGACGGCGGCGGCAACCTCTTCGGATAGCACGTCTGCCAATATACACTCATCCGGTCTAGAAGCTCTGCGCCACTAGTGGCGCTATTATAATACAAGGGATCGCCCGTATCGTAGATTCGCAAATACCCAAGATCTAGCTCAACATCTAGCTGAGCTTCGTATATCGCGGACGTCGCCGCCACTACGTTGACCGCATAGTCAGTTGCCTCTATCAAGGATGTAAATCGATTGAAGAGATCGTGCCGCATCTCGACTGCTATGGGAGCCCACAGGTGCCCCGGGCGCGGGGTCGTTGCGGGGGCATACACCTCGCCAGGCAGGATGAGCGGCGGCGGCGTGCCGCCGCACTCATCATCTCCGATCGTCTGCGCGACCGCCGCGCTAGGTATGAGCGATTCAAGTATCGAACGGGCGCGCTCCACGACATATGCTGCGCCGTCATGGAGACTGTAAGGCGCGATAATGTACGCCGCGTCCGCAAGCTGAACGAACCCCCGAATCGACTCCCCGCCCACTGCAAGGTAGGCGATGGATGTGGGCTCCCCTACGACGTGTCCGCGTAGGAAGCGAAGATGCTCCACACGCAACGAATATGGGGCTCCGTTATCAAGCTTTACGGTCGCATTA
This is a stretch of genomic DNA from bacterium. It encodes these proteins:
- a CDS encoding DNRLRE domain-containing protein, producing MRDRRPSTFFAAAAALSLSIVAVDAHASIVRLSSGLTPRRYGEQLVVDVDVRTLDALRMEPELRIDDFVLDDGERIQLELHRFQPIAPNATVKLDNGAPYSLRVEHLRFLRGHVVGEPTSIAYLAVGGESIRGFVQLADAAYIIAPYSLHDGAAYVVERARSILESLIPSAAVAQTIGDDECGGTPPPLILPGEVYAPATTPRPGHLWAPIAVEMRHDLFNRFTSLIEATDYAVNVVAATSAIYEAQLDVELDLGYLRIYDTGDPLYYNSATSGAELLDRMSVYWQTCYPKRLPPPSNANEVCGSHQPDRTLTLYRALAIALIGAAPLGSGAGRAYVDTLCRTYAVGYAVADLNRPFADLLGSGTVPHEIGHMFGSKHASCYVPPIDQCRDNTCYTGPIATPSTVSIMSTCTNRTRPLRFDDREKALIRSKAEAGDCMRSYDTAIVPVAADTTLNNSGPDSAAGGVSTALTAGRNPSAGKGGSPLLLHTQLHFTLNLPPSVTSSRIAEASLWLFGQGGQGAPTINVTRLSNGFSENTATWNSELTNLPASSPSPLSQQQWRAAGWKVFDVTDLVKDCRSNRGSQCYWRLSEINETDNSTASLLNMSSKEYGGDFIPHLRVTYLP
- the radC gene encoding DNA repair protein RadC; translation: MSNAELLALLLGTRTAAILAATHSGVSSLRELASTHAADHRDAGISAAALHRLEAVVEIARRFGETGWVSGTPFTGSAAVYDHYRERLACELVEYFIAVSLDNKHRKIRDVVVGQGSLTASIVHPRDVFARVIRDAAAAVVFVHNHPSGDPTPSREDVDITRRLRDVGELIGIRVLDHIIIGRGRYVSFVDDGYW
- a CDS encoding pentapeptide repeat-containing protein encodes the protein MKTVDKLMLALIVLSSLGALNAAGYPMSTLLFFGVGAFLSLLAAWPRRLAKTEAHAECWNLQRALRRDFSGANLVGMDLAGVDLSDVILRDADLSGVNLRRANFTGANLTRANLSGARCIGAVFHSANLYGANLTDADLGNADLDGADLWGADVTGAAFGSTKFANAFLQHVVGLTDEQAARARSRGAIMDVPDPFPDLLVE
- a CDS encoding DUF2958 domain-containing protein, whose translation is MPADIATKLPPLYTNEGQGEDAIAHLKLFTPWTNWTWYASEYDPAERLCFGVVVGLEREFGYFSLDELEGIRGPAGLRIERDLYWKPRRLKECH
- a CDS encoding tyrosine-type recombinase/integrase, which gives rise to MTRKAPVSRALIQVGFNQLPAPIAAAGEQASWRFIEFFTANIRNRNTRRAYGRAVGDFFRWCSKRGIRRLEQLNPTVVAAYVEQLATTHAKPSVKQHLAAVRMLFDWLIVGQVMATNPAQAVRGPKHVVKRGKTPVLSREETRQLLDSIETNTIAGLRDRALIGLLTYSFARIGAALALKVEDYYPQGKRWWLRLHEKGGKQHEVPVHHTLEGYLDVYLDVAGIREQRKGPIFRTLMRSPGRPLSLTPLSQPEAWKMIRRRARAAGILTPIGCHTFRATGITAYLDNGGTLEHAQQIAAHESPRTTKLYDRTNDQISLDEIERILI